CGAGCGCCGGCATCGGAACGAGCGCGGCATAACGTCCAAAAAAGAGCAGAATGAGGGTGAGGGTAATCGCGTGAATAATTCCGGCAACGGGTGTGGCGCCGCCGTTTTTAATATTCGTAGCGGTGCGCGCGATGGCGCCGGTTGCCGGAATTCCGCCGAAGAGCGGCGAGGCGATGTTCGCGATTCCCTGCGCAACGAGTTCCATATTGGAACGGTGTTTCTTCCCGGTCATTCCGTCGGCCACAACGGCGGATAATAATGATTCAATCGCAGCCAGCAGAGCGATCGTTAACGCCGGCGCAAAGAGTCCGCGCATGATTTGGAAATCCATCGCCGGCAGTGTGAATGACGGCAGATGGCTTGGTACGCTGCCGAAGCGGCTGCCGATGGTTTCCACCGGCAGCTGAAATATCATCACAATCAATGTGGCGGCAATGAGTGCGATGAGTGAGCCGGGAATTTTTTTGGTACCGACGCGCGGCCAGAGAATCATAATGCCAATCGAGATGATTCCGATGCCGGCGGAGTAAGGACTGATTAAATTCAGATTCGTTCCGATGGCGGCAAGTTTACCGATGTATTCGCCGGGGAATTCAGTGAGTTGCATGCCGAGGAAATCAGGGATCTGCGTGGTTGCAATAATCACGGCGATGCCGGTGGTGAAGCCGATGATGAGCGGATAAGGCAGATACTTAATAATGCTGCCGAGCCGGCAGATGCCCATCAGCACGAGCATGACTCCTGCCATCAGAGTAGCGACGGCAAGTCCCTGCACTCCGTATTGCTGCACGATACCGTAAACAATGACGATAAACGCACCGGTTGGTCCGCCGATCTGTACGCGGCTGCCGCTGAAAAATGAAATCAGAAATCCGGCGATGATGGCGGTGTAAAGTCCCTGTTCAGGATTTACGCCGGACGCAATCGCGAATGCAATTGAAAGCGGCAGCGCAACGATGCCGGTAATCATGCCGGCGATCAGATCGCTGGAAAAAGTTTTCAGCGAATAGCCGCCGCGAAAGCAGGTGAACATCTGCGGGATCAAACGGGTATGCATAACGGTCCTCTTTTAGTCGCAAAATAAACGTGTGCTTATACACGTTTTACGCAACGAAAGGAATATATTAATGATTCTGATCCAGAATATCTTTTAGCTCATGTAGAACTTTTACATTCTGCTCCGGCGTGCCGGTTGTAATTCGAATCCAGTCCGGCAGACCGTAACCGTCCATCGGGCGGACGATGACTTTGCGCTTTTGCAGTGCCTGGAAAACGCTCCGGCCGTCGCCGGTTTTAATCAGAATAAAATTAGCGAATGACGATACGAACTCCAGCCCGCCGGCAATTTTCGGCAGTGTTTCATAGAACAGCTTCAGTCCGGCAGCATTTGTCCGGCGTGTATTGGCTAAATGATCTTCGTCCTCCAGCGCCGCCAGCGCCGCTTCCGCCGCCATCAGATTGACATTAAACGGCTGACGCACACGGTTAAACAATGCCGCGGTTTTTTCGTGCGCGATGGCATAACCAATACGCAAACCGGCGAGGCCGTATGCTTTTGAAAAGGTGCGCAGCAGCACCACATTCTCTTTTCCGGCATGAATATATTTCAGCAAATCCGGCGCAGTGCCGTCCGGCATCAATTCCAGATAGGCTTCGTCAAATACCGCCAGCACGTCCGGCGGAATTTTTTCAATGAATGCATCCAGCTGTTCCGGCGTCACCGCTGTACCGGTCGGATTGTTCGGGTTGCAGACAATGACCATGCGCGTTTCCGGCGTAATTGCCGCCAGCATTGCGTCGAGATCGTGTCCGAAATTTTTCATCGGCGTAACAATCGCTGTCGAATTAAACAGTGCCGCAACGAGGCGGTATACCGCAAATGAACCGTCGCTGATCACCATGTTGCTTGCCGGATTTAAAAACGTATGCCCTAGAAATTCAATCAGTTCATTACTGCCGTTACCGAACACCAGATTTTTTTTATCCACGCCGAGCTTCGCCGCCGTTTTTGCCTTCAGGGCGAAGCAGTCGCCGTCCGGATAGCGGTGCATGTTTTTTGCGTGCGCCGCCATGGCTTGCAGTGCTTTTGGCGACGGACCGAGTTCATTTTCGTTCGACGCAACTTTAATGATTTCGTCGATATTCTCAAAACCCAGTTCGCGCGCGACTTCTTCAATCGGTTTGCCCGGTTCATATACCGGCAGATTTGATATCCATTTATTCGCGATCATGCTTCATCCTTTTCAATATTTATTTAAATTGCGAACAAACGCGAATTTACACAAATAATTATTCAACTTATAAAATTTCAATTCATCCGCCGGCTGGCAAGGGACTGCCAGCCCCACCTTTCCATCCGCGTTATCCGCGGTCGAATTATGCGCTCCTGTAAAATTCTTTCGCCGGTAAAATTCCGATTCCGGCGTCTTCCATGACGCCGGCGGCACGCTCAGCATCATCAAAACGAATGACCAGCAGCGCTTTGTTTTTTGCGCCGCAGGCAAACGCATACATATACTCAACACTCAGCCCGCCGGCATCGGCGATTTCCAGAATTGCACCGAGTCCACCGGGCTGATCCGCCACTTCAATCGCTGCCACGTCCGTTAAATTCACCGCAAAGCCGGCGGCCTCAAGTACATGTTTCGCCTGTTCCCACTCGCGGACAATCAGACGTAAAATGCCGAACTCACTGGTGTCGGCGACGGTGAGCGTAACGATATTAATTCCGGCATCTGCCAGAATGCGGCACACATGGCTCAAATGGCCGGGCCGGTTTTCAAGAAATACAGAGATCTGCCGGATTTTCATATGATGTCTCCTTCACTGCGTTTATCAATTACCCGCTTTGCTTTGCCTTCGCTGCGCGCAATGGTTTGCGGTTCGACCAGCTGCACCGGCACGCGCAAACCAACGGTGTGTTCAATCGCGCGCATCAGTTTTTTACGCAGCGATTCCAGTGCGCTGATGCGGTCGCTGAACATCTCTTTTGTCACCTCAACCTGCACTTCAATCTGGTCAAGCCCGTCTTTACGTGTGAGCAGAATCTGATAATGCGGAACGGTTTCATCCACCGAGAGCAGGGCCGCTTCAATCTGTGCCGGGAAGACATTCACGCCGCGAATAATCATCATATCATCAGTGCGCGTACGAATGCGGTGAATGCGCCGGATGGTGCGTCCGCATGAACAGTGCTCCGGCAGTATCGCGGTAATGTCGTGCGTGCGATAACGGATCATCGGAAAAGCCTGTTTCGTCAACGTCGTAATGACCAGTTCGCCAAATTCACCGTCCGGCAGTACCGCGCCGGTTTCCGGATCAATAATTTCCGGCAGGAAGTGATCTTCAAAAATATGCAGCCCGTGCTGCGCCGCACATTCAATGCCGACGCCGGGTCCGATGATTTCCGACAGCCCGTAAATATCATACGCCCGGATGCCGGATTCACGCTGAATATAATCACGCATCGCTTCCGTCCACGGTTCCGCGCCGAATACGCCGGTCTTAAGCTTCAGGTCGGCAAACGACATCCCGTCCGCTTTCACGCGCTCAATCAGGTAAATGAAATAACTCGGCGTACAGCACACCGCGGTTACGCCGAAATCTCTCATTACCATCAGCTGACGTTCGGTATTTCCACCGGAAATCGGGATTACGGTTGCGCCGAGTTTTTCGGCACCGTAGTGCGCGCCGAGTCCGCCGGTAAATAGACCGTAACCGTACGCATTTTGCAGAATATCGTCTGCGCCCATGCCGGCGGCGGCGAATGACCGCAGCATCACGCTGCTCCAGACATCAAGATCATCCTGTGTGTAACCAACCACAATCGGCTTGCCGGTGGTCCCGCTCGACGCATGCAAACGCACCACCTCGTTCATCGGCACCGCGAACAAACCGTAAGGATAGGTATCGCGCAGATCATTTTTATCTGTGAACGGAAGTTTTTCTAAATCAGCGAGCGATTGCACATCGTCCGGCATCAAACCGCGTTCGTCCATGCGCCGCCGGAAAAGTGCAATATGGTCGTAGCAGCGTTTCATGACAGACCGCAGCCGCGCGAGCTGCAGCTCGCGTAATTCGCCGGGTTCCAGATAGTCCGGCATGCTTTCAGGATGAATATGTTTTTTCATGCATACATTTATTTATCAAATCAGTGCGTACGAAACCACGAAACAGTTGTCCAAAAAACATAAATCCGGAATTTTAATTGCACCGGCCGTGCAGCGCCGCCTGCACCGGTTCGGTAAATAGAAACTTGTTTTTGAAAATCTGTTCCTTAGTATATGGCGCCTTATTCCACCGGAGAGATGGCAGAGTGGTTTAATGCGCCGGTCTTGAAAACCGGAGAACCGCAAGGTTCCGGGGGTTCGAATCCCTCTCTCTCCGCCATCCTTCGCGCGTTGCGCTTCGGATGGCAGGCCATTTCCTTTGTTAAAAGCGCGAAGGATGATCGTCCGAAGCTCCATGAGCGAAGGAGGGCAAAATGCATTACGTATATATACTGCAAAGCGAAACGTATCCTGAAAAATATTATGTCGGTCAAACAGATGATTTAAAATCACGTATTGAAAAACATAACGCCGGATACGTCATTTCAACAAAACCGTTTAGTCCATGGAAAATTGCAAGTTATCATGCATTTGCAGATCGTCGGAAAGCAATGGATTTTGAAAAATATTTAAAGTCCGGTTCGGGAGTTGCGTTTGCCAAGAAAAGATTGCGATAGGAAATTATTATTCTGCATCTGACATTTCTTGAATGATATCAGTCTTATTATTTTCGCGCCCGGTGATTGAGGATGTCATCAATAGAAATGTATAATGGTGCAAAACACTTAAATAATAGGGCTGATACCGGACACCAGACACTAACGCAATATCATCAAACAAGCTGTGCGCCGGCGGACGGTGTGATCGTGAGAATTTCCGGCGAAACACCGCCGGCCCGGCTGAGCTCGATAATTTTTTCACTTACAGCGGCCGCATTTGCCGCCTGAACCATGGCAATGGCGCTGCCGCCAAAGCCGCCGCCGGAAAGCCGCGCGCCGAGCGCGCCGGCATCTTTTGCCGACGCAACGACGACATCAAGTTCTGCGCAGGAATTTTCAAAATTTTTGATCGAACTCCGGTGCGATTCAAACAGCAGTTCTCCGAAACCGGCGACATCGCCGGCAGCAAGCAGTGTTACACCGTTTTCAACGCGCGTGATTTCGCCAACCACGTGCGCCGCGCGTTGTGCCGCCGCCGGGTCAATTTTATCGCGATGGGCTGCAAATTCCTCCCACGAAACATCGCGCAGCGCCGCTACCGGATGCGGCAGGATTTTTGCAAATTGCTCCGCCGCCTGTTCGCAGCGTTCGCGCCGTTCGTTATACGGTGAATCGGCCAGGCTGTGTTGGATGTGCGGGTTGATTGCAAGAAATTCAATATCCGCCGGCAGGACAGCGCCGGTTACATCCAGACTGCGGAAATCGGAATGGATCAAACCGTGGTCACGGCCGAAAATACTGGAAAACTGATCAAGCAGACCGCATTTCGTTCCGGCAAACAGGTGTTCTGCTTTTTGACACAGTTTTGCGATCTCTTTTTTATCAATTTCTGTGCCGAGTATTTTCAACACCGCAAACGCTGCCGACACTTCGAGTGCGGCGGAACTGGAAAGCCCGGAGCCCATTGGAATCGATCCAAAAAATGTGCAGTCAAGGGCATCAATTTTTTCGCCGGTAAATTCCTGAATAAAATAAAACACACCCTTGATATAGCTTGCCCAGCCGAAGCCGGAAACTTTAGCAGTATCTGTCGGCAGAAATTCGGCAACTTCATTCACGTCCACTGCGAGCAGCCGGATTCCGGCGTGATCAGATTTTGAAATACAGAAACAATGCCCGAGGTCAATGGCCGCCGAAAGCACGGTGCCTTCATTGTAATCTGTATGGTTTCCTAAAACCTCAATCCGTCCCGGCGCCCATGCCACCGCTTCCGGCTGTTTCCCAAATCGCGCCCGATGTGCAGCAACGGCTTTCTCAATGGCCGTTTCTTTTTTCATTGTCTGTCCTTATCATTGCAAGTAAGCAAAAATTATTTTCATTATCACCGGTTTGTAAACAAAGAATAGTAGACAGGGTTAACAGGATTTATCGGATTAAGTTATTTTTTAATCACCGACCTTCACTAATTTGTGAATGCCGATCAGTGATTCGAATTTTTCTTCTTCCTTAGTTTTTCTTTGTAAAAGATTTCCGGGGGGTTCGTGTTTTGCGACCAATCTGCAATCAACAATGTCTAGTCCGAGCCATCGGTTTTGACTTTACCGGCCGCTTTAATTTTTTCGACGAGCGTGTTGCAGAGCCCGGGATCTTCAGCGAGAGCTTTGCGTGCGCCTTCACGCCCCTGTCCGAGCTGCTGTCCTTCGAACGAAAGCCAGGAACCTTTTTTATCAATCAGTCCGGCATCGATTCCGGCGTCGATCACTGAGCCGGTCCAGGAAATTCCTTCGGCATAAAGAATATCAAATTCAGCGACAGTAAACGGCGGCGCGACTTTATTTTTGACAACTTTCACTTTTGTGCGGTTGCCGTAAATCGTGCCGGCGGTATCTTTTAACTGTCCAATGCGCCGGATGTCTATACGCACAGACGAATAGAATTTCAGTGCGCGACCGCCGGGCGTTGTTTCAGGGCTGCCGAACATGACGCCGACTTTTTCACGAATCTGATTAGTAAAAATAACGCTGCAGTTAGTGCGCGCAATTGCGGCAGTGAGCTTACGCAGCGCCTGACTCATCAAGCGCGCCTGCAGGCCGACATGCGACTGTCCCATTTCACCTTCGAGTTCTGCGCGCGGCGTCAGCGCTGCCACGGAGTCAACCACCACAACGTCGATCGAACCGCTCTTCACGAGCGTTTCACAAATATTAAGCGCTTCTTCACCGGAATCCGGTTGCGAAACCAGCAGGTTATTCAAATCGACGCCGATTTTCTGTATGTAGCCGGGATCAAGCGCGTGTTCGGTATCGATAAATGCCGCCGCTCCGCCGCCTTTCTGCACGTTCGCGATAATATGCGAAACCAGTGTTGTTTTTCCGGAGGATTCGGGGCCGAAAACTTCAATCACGCGGCCGCGCGGCACGCCGCCGATGCCCAGCGCAATATCCAGCGTCAGCGCACCGGTGGAAATCGCCGGAATTTTTTTCGGGCCGGACTCTTCACCGAGGCGCACAATCGCGCCGTCGCCGTATTGTTTTTTAATTTCCGCCAGAACCGCGTCGAGGCTGACAGATCCCTCTTTTTTATCATTTTTTGCCATGCGAACAGCCTACACTCCCGACATTAATGTGCAAGCGCAGAAGTGTCCTCTTATTAAGAAAACTGTTGATATTCCGTGCCGGGGGCAGTTCGAATTGTTTCGTGTTTCGGAAAATTCTGTTTCGTGCTTATATGTCAGAATGTCTTTACTTAAAACGTATATTCTCGATGTACTTGGCTGTAAAGTCAACCATTACGATTCACGGCAGATTGTACGGTTGCTGCAAGGTCACGGACTGCGTTTAGCCGATTCCGGAGAGGCGGCCGATCTGGTGATCGTGCACACCTGCGGCGTAACGGCAGCGGCGGTGCAAAAATCCCGGCAGTCGATACACCGGCTGATTCGCCGGAATCCCGGGGCAGTGATTTTCATAACCGGCTGCGCCGCCAGCGAAGAACTGCTCGCCGTGCCGGGAAAAATTGATGCGCGCATTGCCGCCGGCCCCGGATGGATTCAACTGCTCGCCGACGAACTGCATCTGTTTTCATTACCGAATCCCAGTTTCCGTCTGCCGGAAAACGCCGACGAACTGCCGGCGGAAACGTTCGGTGAACGGACGCGCGGTTTTTTGAAAATTCAAGATGGCTGTGATGCAAATTGCGCCTATTGCATTGTGCCGCAGCTGCGCAAAAAACCGCGCGATAAAGATATGGATGCCGCGCTCGCCGAAGCTGAAGCGATAGTGCGGCAGGGCTGTAAAGAAATTGTCGTCGCCGGCGTTCATGTCGGATTATACGGACGCGGCAAAGAATATTCATTATCGGATTTCCTGCGCAAGCTTACAAAAATTCCGGCGCTCGAACGCATTCGTATGTCGAGTTTGCATCCGGCAGAATTAACCGATGAACTGCTGAATATCTGGAGCGGTGCAAAAAATATGATGCCGCATCTCCACCTTTCACTGCAGTCCGGCTCCGCCGGCGTTCTCCGGCGCATGGGGCGCAGCTATTCGCCGGAAGAATTTTCCGGTGCGGTGAAACGCGCACGCGCCATCCTGGATATTCCGGCGATTACAACCGACGTCATCATCGGCTTCCCCGGCGAAACGGCCGCAGAGTTTGAAGAGACGTTTAATTTCTGCTGTGCCGCCGGTTTTGCCGATATGCACATTTTCACCTTTTCGCCGCGGCCCGGAACGCGCGCCGCCGGAATGCCGGATGCTGTTCCGGCGCAGATTGCTCACGAACGGCAGCAGCGGCTTATGGAACTCGCCGGAATAATGAAAGAGAATTATCACCGGAAATTTATCGGCCGCACAGTGGATGTGCTGGTTGAACGCGCAGTGAACGGCGAATGTTCCGGTGGTTCGCCGCATTATATTCCGGTGCAGTTTCCCGGCGCAGAAAATCTATACCGGACGATCGTTCCGGTGAAAATTCTTTCAGCCACGAAGCAGAATTTATCAGGAGCAATACCGGACGCATAACGGCGCCGATAAAACGCGGGACGGGCATTCCTGCCTGCCCTGCGCAGGCAGGAATGCCTGCGCCACATTTGTTTCTTTGTAAAAAATCCGTGTATCCGGTGTGTTTGCCGTTTTCGCTGCTTTCTTTCAGAAAGCCACCCTTCGAATCCAGCCTGTCCGCGTATGCATCGTTGTGGGGCAGACATTCTTGTCTGCCCTGCGCAGGCAGGAATGCCTGCGCCACATTTGTTTCTTTGTAAAAAATCTGTGTATCCGGTGTATTTGCCGTTTTCGCTGCTTTCTTTCAGAAAGCCACTCTTCGAATCCAGCCTGTCCGCGTATGCATCGTTGTGGGGCAGACATTCTTGTCTGCCCTGCGCAGGCAGGAATGCCTGCGCCACATTTGCTTCTTTGTAAAAAAATCCGTGTATCCGGTGTATTTGCCGCTTTCGCTGCTTTCTTTCAGAAAGCCACTCTTCGAATCCAGCCTGTCCGCGTATGCATCGTTGTGGGGCAGACATTCTTGTCTGCCCTGCGCAGGCAGGAATGCCTGCGCCACATTTGCTTCTTTGCAAAAAATCCGTGTATTCGGTGTGTTTGCCGTTTTCACTGCTTTCTTTCAGAAAGCCACTCTTCGAATCCAGCCTGTCCGCGTATGCATCGTTGTGGGGCAGACATTCTTGTCTGCCCTGCGCAGGCAGGAATGCCTGTGCCACATTTGCTACTCCGGCAGGAAAACAGTCACAACTTACTTGTAGAAAACAAGTCCATCCCGCTATGCGGGAACTCATCAAAAACGGTCTATTCGCCGGCGAAAACCGCTGCCGGAATTTTTACCGGACATCTTTTTCTGAAAGTTTTTTTCCGGAACGCAAATGTTCCTCTATGATCTGAACACATCGTTCACTTCGCGAGATGCCCAGTTTCCGGGCGCTTTGATCCAGAGCAGCAGCCAGTTGTTCTGAAACGGCAGTTTTTATAACTTTTTTATACATATGTATCTTTCCCAGTCTTTAAATGATATCAGCAAAAAATACGTATAAATTTTATATAAAAAGCATGAGTTATTTCTGAGCCGCTAAGGGCATGCTTTCTGTTTTTTCAAACGAATCTGCCAGTTCATTGTAAACAGATTTCGCATCGAAGCCTAACGCGTTGCAAATCCAGTAAAACTCAAGAATATCCACACGGCGTTCGCCGTGTTCTATCCGCCAGACAAAAGACTGTTCCCGTTGCAGCATGTCCGCCATCTGCTGTTGCGTAAGACCGGCTGCCGTTCGCATTTGTACCAGTTTTTTCGTGACACACTCGTATTCAGCGGTATGGGTAGATTTTCTCATACGGATAACATTGCACTATTTGCTGCCGTTATCGCAAAACGCGTTAAATTGGTGTAAATTTAATGTAATTTATTATCCATAAATTGGATATATCGGTTTTTGTCGCATGACGAGATTTATAAAAATAAAAATTGTTTTCAATCGCGTGTTCATTATATCCTGAACAGATTGAATTTTGGAGAATGCAGTTGGACGCCGTACTTTCAGCGCTTGAAAAAGAAGTAGTCGATGTTTTCGTCAAAGTTGCTGCGATTGTAAACCTTCCGCGCTCGGTCGGAGAACTATACGGCATCCTGTTCATCTCTCCCGAACCGATGTGCATCAGCCTGCTGATGAAAAAATTGAACATGAGCAAAGGTTCGACCAGTCAGGGGCTTAAAATTTTGCGCTCTTTCGGCGCAGTCAATACAGTCTATATTCCCGGCGACCGGCGGGATTTTTATGAGGCGGAGGCGCAGCTCAAAAAAATTGTCGGCGGATTTATTAACGAACAGCTGCGGCCGCACTTTGAAAACGGGAAAGAGCGGATTCAACAGATGGAGCAGCTGGCTAAACAATCCGGTGAAGAGTTTTTCATCGAGCGCATCGACCGCCTGAAGGGCTGGCATAAAAAAGCGGCTATGCTGGCGCCGTTCGCTGCAAGTTTTGCCAAGGCAGATGGATGAACAAAGAGGCGTCAGCACAAGCGGATACGGTTTGGATTTGCGTGAAAACGCAAACCCGGCGGGAGCATATTGCCGCCGGCCAGTTGCGCCGATTGGCGGAGGTCGAAGTCTTTTGTCCGCGGATCCGCTTCCGGCGCAATACCAGGCGGGGCAGGGTCTGGTTTGACGAAGCGCTGTTCCCCGGATATCTGTTTGTGCGCTGCAAGATTCAAACAACCGGGCGTATCATTGCGACGACCGCCGGAGTCCGGGGAATTATCCGGTTTGCCGGTGAATATGCGACTGTGCCGGCACCGGTCATTGAGTTTTTGAAGCGCGAGGGTGGCGAAACGGTGATCATCCGTGAGCCGGAGCTGCGGACGGGCGATGAAGTTATAGTGGCCGCCGGCGCACTGCGCGGGCTGCGTGCTGTCATCACTCAGGAACTGCCGGGCAGTGAGCGGGTGAACATTTTAATGGATTTGATGGGTACGGCTGTTGCGGCAGAAGTCCCGGTGGATGTTTTGGAACGGGTGGCCTGAACAGGGCCGCCAGAAGGTCGAACGTTGGCCTTTAAACAACAGAGTAAACCAGAGAGAAGGTTTCGGAATATTGCCGAACGACCGGGGGCGGCAGCTTAACTTAGAAAGGTAGCGATATGATAAAAAAAGCATTGATCACAGGCATTACAGGACAGGACGGATCCTATTTAGCGGAACTGCTGCTGGACAAAGGCTATGAAGTTCACGGGATTGTCCGGCGCACCAGTTCATTCAATACGGGACGGATAGACCATCTGTATAAAGACCGGCATGAAACCGGCGTGAAGATGTTCCTTCATCACGGAGATTTGACCGACTCCAGTAACCTGAACCGGCTGATTGAAAAAATCAGACCGGACGAAATTTATAATCTGGGCGCCCAGTCGCACGTTCAGGTTTCGTTTGAAGTGCCGGAATATACGGCGGAAGTGGATGCCATCGGAACCCTGCGCCTGCTGGATGCCATCCGTGAAACCGCCGTCAACAGCCGGTTTTATCAGGCATCCACCTCGGAGCTGTATGGGAAAGTTGTCGAAGTTCCGCAGACCGAAACAACGCCGTTTTATCCGCGCTCGCCGTATGCGGTCGCAAAACAGTACGGGTTCTGGATTGTAAAAAACTATCGCGAGGCCTACGGACTGCATGCCAGCAACGGAATACTTTTCAATCATGAGTCGCCGCGCCGCGGGGAAACCTTTGTAACGCGCAAAATCACCATGGCGGTGGCGCGCATCTCCCGCGGTCTGCAAAAATGTCTCTATATGGGCAATATCAATGCCCGGCGCGACTGGGGATATGCGCCGGATTATGTTGACATGATGTGGATGATTCTTCAGCAGGACACCCCGGATGATTATGTGGTCGCAACCAATGAAATGCACACCGTGCGCGAATTTATCGAGAAGTCGTTTGCCTACACCGGCATTGAGATCGTCTGGGAAGGCGAAGGGGTGAAAGAGGTTGGCAGAAACCGGAAAACCGGCGACGTGATTGTTCGCATCGATCCGCGTTATTACCGCCCGGCAGAGGTTGAGCAGCTGCTGGGGAACCCCGCCAAAGCCAAACAGCAGCTCGGCTGGGAGCCGACAGTAAAATTTGCAGAACTCGTTAACATCATGACCGAGGGGGATCTCCGTCTGCTGGATGGCGAATGCTACCGGAAAGGGTTTTAGAAGTTTGAGGTTGGGAGTTGGCAGTTTGAAGTTTGGAGTTAGCGGTTGGAAGTTGGGAGTTTGTGGTTTGGGGTTTGAGGGCGGGAGTTTGGAGTTGGGGGTTGATGGTTTGAAGATTGGGGTTGAGTGAGAGTTATGAGTGATTATAAGGATCTTGATGTCTGGAAAAGAGCGGTCGATGTGGTTGTACGCATTTATAGAGAGACGGCATCTTTTCCGGACTCAGAAAAATTCGGAATTGTGAACCAGATGCGGCGGGCTGCCGTTAGTATACCCTCAAATATTGCAGAAGGGAGTGCCAGACATCATTCCAAAGATTTCACCCATTTCTTACGTATTGCAGATGGATCGGCCGCAGAACTGGAAACGCAGCTTATCATCAGCATCAAACTGGAATTTTTATCAGTACCGGCAGAATTACTGGAAGAAATAACCGTTCTCCGGCGCATGCTTGCCGCATTAATAAAATCATTACGGAAGTAAGTATGAAACATCCAACCCCCAACCCCAAACTCCCAACTTCAAACTCCCAGCCTCCAACTGCTAACTCCCAACTTCAAACTCCTAACCTCCCAACTCCAAACATCCCGTGCAATGCACGGATCTACATCGCCGGACATTTGGGTCTGGTCGGCGGCGGCATCTGGCGGGCTTTTGAGCGGCACGGCTACACCAACCTGATCGGACGCTCCATTGATGAGCTGGATTTAATTCAGCAGCAGGCTGTAGACGAATTTTTTGCCGCTGAAAAACCGGAATACGTTGTTTTAGTGGCGGCAAAAGTCG
The sequence above is drawn from the Kiritimatiellales bacterium genome and encodes:
- the hisC gene encoding histidinol-phosphate transaminase, producing the protein MIANKWISNLPVYEPGKPIEEVARELGFENIDEIIKVASNENELGPSPKALQAMAAHAKNMHRYPDGDCFALKAKTAAKLGVDKKNLVFGNGSNELIEFLGHTFLNPASNMVISDGSFAVYRLVAALFNSTAIVTPMKNFGHDLDAMLAAITPETRMVIVCNPNNPTGTAVTPEQLDAFIEKIPPDVLAVFDEAYLELMPDGTAPDLLKYIHAGKENVVLLRTFSKAYGLAGLRIGYAIAHEKTAALFNRVRQPFNVNLMAAEAALAALEDEDHLANTRRTNAAGLKLFYETLPKIAGGLEFVSSFANFILIKTGDGRSVFQALQKRKVIVRPMDGYGLPDWIRITTGTPEQNVKVLHELKDILDQNH
- a CDS encoding phenylacetate--CoA ligase, whose translation is MKKHIHPESMPDYLEPGELRELQLARLRSVMKRCYDHIALFRRRMDERGLMPDDVQSLADLEKLPFTDKNDLRDTYPYGLFAVPMNEVVRLHASSGTTGKPIVVGYTQDDLDVWSSVMLRSFAAAGMGADDILQNAYGYGLFTGGLGAHYGAEKLGATVIPISGGNTERQLMVMRDFGVTAVCCTPSYFIYLIERVKADGMSFADLKLKTGVFGAEPWTEAMRDYIQRESGIRAYDIYGLSEIIGPGVGIECAAQHGLHIFEDHFLPEIIDPETGAVLPDGEFGELVITTLTKQAFPMIRYRTHDITAILPEHCSCGRTIRRIHRIRTRTDDMMIIRGVNVFPAQIEAALLSVDETVPHYQILLTRKDGLDQIEVQVEVTKEMFSDRISALESLRKKLMRAIEHTVGLRVPVQLVEPQTIARSEGKAKRVIDKRSEGDII
- the recA gene encoding recombinase RecA, with the protein product MAKNDKKEGSVSLDAVLAEIKKQYGDGAIVRLGEESGPKKIPAISTGALTLDIALGIGGVPRGRVIEVFGPESSGKTTLVSHIIANVQKGGGAAAFIDTEHALDPGYIQKIGVDLNNLLVSQPDSGEEALNICETLVKSGSIDVVVVDSVAALTPRAELEGEMGQSHVGLQARLMSQALRKLTAAIARTNCSVIFTNQIREKVGVMFGSPETTPGGRALKFYSSVRIDIRRIGQLKDTAGTIYGNRTKVKVVKNKVAPPFTVAEFDILYAEGISWTGSVIDAGIDAGLIDKKGSWLSFEGQQLGQGREGARKALAEDPGLCNTLVEKIKAAGKVKTDGSD
- the sulP gene encoding sulfate permease, giving the protein MHTRLIPQMFTCFRGGYSLKTFSSDLIAGMITGIVALPLSIAFAIASGVNPEQGLYTAIIAGFLISFFSGSRVQIGGPTGAFIVIVYGIVQQYGVQGLAVATLMAGVMLVLMGICRLGSIIKYLPYPLIIGFTTGIAVIIATTQIPDFLGMQLTEFPGEYIGKLAAIGTNLNLISPYSAGIGIISIGIMILWPRVGTKKIPGSLIALIAATLIVMIFQLPVETIGSRFGSVPSHLPSFTLPAMDFQIMRGLFAPALTIALLAAIESLLSAVVADGMTGKKHRSNMELVAQGIANIASPLFGGIPATGAIARTATNIKNGGATPVAGIIHAITLTLILLFFGRYAALVPMPALAAVLLIVAYNMSEWRFFIKLFKSPRSDVLVLLTVFLLTVFADLSVAIQVGVVLAAFLFMRRMEIVTQAGFLDPANDDDTGDPNALQNFTVPDGVEVFEINGPFFFGAASKFQDGLSTIASPKILILRMRNVPAIDATGLRALEEVVDSTRKHGTIVLISGIHKQPAAAMKKAGLVDKIGHDRIHKNIGRTLEHANALLK
- a CDS encoding ACT domain-containing protein → MKIRQISVFLENRPGHLSHVCRILADAGINIVTLTVADTSEFGILRLIVREWEQAKHVLEAAGFAVNLTDVAAIEVADQPGGLGAILEIADAGGLSVEYMYAFACGAKNKALLVIRFDDAERAAGVMEDAGIGILPAKEFYRSA
- the galK gene encoding galactokinase, producing MKKETAIEKAVAAHRARFGKQPEAVAWAPGRIEVLGNHTDYNEGTVLSAAIDLGHCFCISKSDHAGIRLLAVDVNEVAEFLPTDTAKVSGFGWASYIKGVFYFIQEFTGEKIDALDCTFFGSIPMGSGLSSSAALEVSAAFAVLKILGTEIDKKEIAKLCQKAEHLFAGTKCGLLDQFSSIFGRDHGLIHSDFRSLDVTGAVLPADIEFLAINPHIQHSLADSPYNERRERCEQAAEQFAKILPHPVAALRDVSWEEFAAHRDKIDPAAAQRAAHVVGEITRVENGVTLLAAGDVAGFGELLFESHRSSIKNFENSCAELDVVVASAKDAGALGARLSGGGFGGSAIAMVQAANAAAVSEKIIELSRAGGVSPEILTITPSAGAQLV
- a CDS encoding GIY-YIG nuclease family protein → MHYVYILQSETYPEKYYVGQTDDLKSRIEKHNAGYVISTKPFSPWKIASYHAFADRRKAMDFEKYLKSGSGVAFAKKRLR